In a single window of the Limnochorda sp. L945t genome:
- a CDS encoding NAD(P)H-dependent oxidoreductase subunit E: MSQGPVAPAPGRGVDLSRLERMPDPEPDEAVALQEVWREVAPESRRGRRDLLLPALQALQRARGWVSYPALAAVCRELGVPLADAYGVAAFYALLRTEPGPRHIVHLCDDVACMRRGADRLAARLRERLGPPLHGPEHGGLRGLPGSARLSGAHGDGASPGAAASVGWAFSPCLGQCDRAPAALAGDEVWGELTPEGLEAGLRDLEAAGHPEGARGEPDGAAAEAPLLAGGSPGVPGPRAGCMGEATPLLLERVLSGGATTLDAYLARGGYQALRRARELGPGGAMAEVERARLLGRGGAAFPSSRKWAAVAREPGPRYVVCNADESEPGTFKDRVLLELDPFAVLEGMTIAAFATGAERGWIYVRGEYPDAYRSIRRAVEEARARGYLGHHLLGADWSFDVEVRRGAGAYVCGEETALFNSIEGLRGEPRARPPFPTQRGLFGRPTVIHNVETLASVVPILLRGGKWYGALGTARSAGTKLVSVSGDVAVPGLYEVPFGTPIRAILEELAGGAPGGRRIQAVLCGGAAGTFLFPEELDTPLAFETLQAIGGTVGSGALVVLDETADLWEVAERIARFFKEESCGQCVPCRVGTRRQWELVRAIRRQGGRVDGALRALFDDLARVMRDSSICGLGQLAPNALASLVRR, from the coding sequence GTGAGCCAGGGCCCGGTCGCGCCGGCGCCGGGGAGAGGAGTAGACCTCTCCCGGCTGGAGCGGATGCCCGACCCGGAGCCGGATGAGGCCGTGGCGCTCCAGGAGGTGTGGCGCGAGGTGGCTCCGGAGAGCCGCAGGGGCCGCCGCGATTTGCTGCTGCCGGCGCTGCAGGCGCTCCAGCGCGCCAGGGGGTGGGTCTCGTATCCGGCCCTGGCGGCGGTGTGCCGGGAGCTCGGCGTGCCGCTTGCGGACGCCTACGGCGTTGCTGCCTTTTACGCGCTGCTTCGCACCGAGCCTGGCCCGCGGCACATCGTCCACCTGTGCGACGACGTGGCGTGCATGCGCCGGGGGGCGGACCGGCTGGCCGCCCGCTTGCGCGAGCGCCTGGGCCCGCCGCTGCACGGTCCGGAGCATGGGGGGCTTCGCGGCCTGCCGGGCTCGGCCCGCCTGTCCGGCGCGCACGGCGACGGGGCCTCGCCGGGCGCCGCCGCTTCCGTCGGGTGGGCTTTTTCGCCGTGCCTGGGCCAGTGTGACCGGGCGCCTGCCGCGCTGGCCGGCGACGAGGTGTGGGGGGAGTTGACCCCGGAGGGGCTGGAGGCAGGCCTGCGAGACCTGGAGGCGGCCGGGCATCCGGAAGGCGCAAGAGGTGAGCCGGACGGTGCGGCCGCCGAGGCGCCGCTGCTCGCCGGTGGCTCGCCCGGCGTCCCCGGCCCGCGCGCCGGCTGCATGGGAGAGGCCACGCCCCTGCTGCTCGAGCGGGTGCTCTCGGGCGGTGCGACCACCCTCGACGCGTATCTCGCCCGGGGCGGGTATCAGGCGTTACGACGCGCCCGTGAGCTGGGTCCCGGGGGGGCCATGGCCGAGGTCGAAAGGGCCCGCCTCCTGGGGCGAGGCGGCGCTGCCTTCCCGTCCTCCCGTAAGTGGGCGGCCGTGGCCCGGGAGCCGGGGCCCCGGTACGTGGTCTGCAACGCGGACGAAAGCGAACCCGGCACGTTCAAGGATCGGGTGCTGCTCGAGCTCGACCCGTTCGCCGTGCTCGAGGGCATGACCATCGCCGCCTTTGCCACGGGGGCCGAACGGGGCTGGATCTATGTGCGCGGCGAGTACCCCGATGCGTACCGCTCCATACGGCGGGCCGTCGAGGAGGCGAGGGCACGAGGGTACCTCGGGCACCACCTGCTGGGAGCCGACTGGAGCTTCGACGTGGAGGTGCGCAGGGGAGCCGGAGCCTACGTGTGCGGGGAAGAGACGGCTCTCTTCAACTCCATCGAAGGCCTGCGCGGGGAGCCGAGGGCACGGCCGCCCTTCCCGACCCAGCGGGGGCTCTTCGGCCGGCCCACCGTCATCCACAACGTGGAGACACTGGCCTCCGTCGTGCCCATCCTGCTGCGGGGCGGGAAGTGGTACGGCGCGCTCGGCACGGCCCGCTCGGCCGGCACCAAGCTGGTCTCGGTGAGCGGGGACGTGGCGGTGCCGGGGCTGTACGAGGTGCCCTTCGGCACCCCCATCCGGGCCATCCTGGAGGAGCTGGCCGGCGGTGCGCCCGGAGGCCGGCGCATCCAGGCCGTCCTGTGCGGAGGCGCGGCCGGCACGTTCCTTTTCCCCGAGGAGCTCGACACGCCCCTGGCCTTCGAGACCCTGCAGGCCATCGGCGGCACCGTAGGCTCGGGAGCTCTGGTGGTGCTGGACGAGACGGCCGATCTGTGGGAGGTGGCCGAGCGCATCGCCCGCTTCTTCAAAGAAGAGTCGTGCGGCCAGTGCGTACCCTGCCGGGTGGGCACCCGCCGCCAGTGGGAACTGGTCCGGGCCATCCGCCGGCAGGGCGGCCGGGTGGACGGTGCCCTGCGGGCCCTCTTCGACGACCTGGCCCGGGTGATGCGGGACAGCTCGATCTGCGGGCTCGGGCAGCTTGCCCCCAACGCGCTGGCCAGCCTCGTGCGGAGGTGA
- the selB gene encoding selenocysteine-specific translation elongation factor translates to MPVLATAGHVDHGKSTLIRALTGTDPDRLPEEKARGMTIDLGFASLVLPSGRQVGIVDVPGHQRFIHNMLAGLGGIDAAMLVVDLTEGWMPQTEEHAEILRLLQIPLAVVVFTKADLVDAEWTEMVAQEVRRHLEEHHFHGVPALAVSAPAGRGLEELRALLDRRLQELASAEDRGWPRLWIDRVIKMRGTGVVVTGTLAGGSLVPGQEVGIQPGGLRGRIRGLQSHNRPLSAAAPGARVAVNLLGVSYEQLSRGQAVVHPEDEALSKTPVVELRVARHAGAVRTGMRLACFAGSAEVMARVRLLGDAGELGPAETGLAQLLLAHPLPLRWRDRLILRDPGRQVTAAGGVVADPSADPLRGRRLVRQVASPSRASCRTLHGASRPPADPGAMQALASGDVDGAVEALAATYGPLTAGELARRLHLAQTPVDEALARLSGSGRLVARGPFYLTPAMWERVTGAVHRTLGAYHRANPLSPGLPRQTLLSTLALEPRFFDVVLETLVRQGAVVWDNPTVRLPSFQPRLSPEDEKERHRLLELLERRGFTPPTLDELTRDQGFSLQLILLLVAQGELVRVHQDLVFTAARIRQLMEHVRAVARRSGGLVEPAAVRDALGSTRRFVIPLLEYLDRIGFTRRAGDRRQIVE, encoded by the coding sequence GTGCCGGTCCTAGCGACGGCGGGACACGTGGATCACGGCAAGAGCACCCTCATCCGGGCGCTGACCGGCACCGACCCCGACCGGCTGCCCGAGGAGAAGGCCCGGGGCATGACCATCGACCTGGGGTTCGCCTCCCTGGTGTTGCCGTCGGGGCGCCAGGTGGGGATCGTGGACGTCCCGGGCCACCAGCGGTTCATCCACAACATGCTGGCGGGCCTGGGGGGCATCGACGCGGCGATGCTGGTGGTCGACCTTACCGAGGGCTGGATGCCCCAGACCGAGGAGCACGCCGAGATCCTCCGCCTGCTCCAGATCCCCCTGGCGGTGGTGGTCTTCACCAAGGCCGACCTGGTCGACGCCGAGTGGACCGAGATGGTGGCACAGGAGGTCCGGCGACACCTCGAGGAGCACCACTTCCACGGCGTACCGGCGCTGGCCGTCTCTGCCCCTGCCGGCCGGGGCCTCGAGGAGCTCCGGGCGCTGCTCGACCGCAGGCTTCAGGAGCTGGCGTCCGCCGAAGACCGTGGGTGGCCGCGGCTGTGGATCGATCGGGTCATCAAGATGAGAGGCACCGGCGTGGTGGTCACCGGGACGCTGGCCGGCGGCAGCCTCGTGCCCGGGCAGGAGGTGGGGATCCAGCCGGGAGGCCTGCGCGGGCGCATCCGGGGCCTGCAGAGCCACAACCGGCCGCTGTCGGCAGCCGCCCCGGGCGCCCGGGTGGCCGTCAACCTCCTGGGGGTCTCCTACGAACAGCTCAGCCGGGGCCAGGCCGTCGTGCACCCCGAAGACGAGGCCTTGAGCAAGACGCCGGTCGTGGAGTTGCGGGTGGCCCGCCATGCCGGCGCCGTCCGGACGGGGATGCGGCTTGCCTGCTTCGCCGGTTCGGCCGAGGTCATGGCCCGGGTACGGCTGCTGGGCGACGCGGGGGAGCTGGGACCGGCGGAGACGGGGCTCGCCCAGCTCTTGCTGGCCCACCCGCTTCCCCTGCGCTGGAGGGACCGCTTGATCTTGCGGGATCCGGGCCGGCAGGTGACGGCCGCGGGGGGCGTGGTCGCCGACCCTTCGGCCGATCCTCTGCGGGGCCGCAGGCTGGTGCGCCAGGTGGCGTCCCCCTCACGGGCATCCTGCCGGACCCTCCACGGCGCCTCCCGGCCGCCGGCCGACCCGGGGGCCATGCAGGCGCTTGCCTCGGGAGACGTGGACGGCGCGGTCGAAGCCCTGGCGGCTACGTACGGGCCTCTGACCGCCGGGGAATTGGCCCGCCGTCTCCACCTCGCCCAGACGCCCGTCGACGAGGCGCTGGCCCGGCTGTCGGGCTCGGGACGGCTCGTGGCCCGGGGCCCCTTTTACCTCACCCCGGCGATGTGGGAGCGCGTGACGGGCGCCGTACATCGCACGCTGGGCGCCTATCATCGGGCGAACCCTCTTTCGCCGGGGCTGCCCCGCCAGACCCTGCTCTCCACGCTGGCCCTGGAGCCCAGGTTCTTCGACGTCGTGCTCGAAACCCTGGTGCGCCAGGGCGCGGTGGTGTGGGACAACCCCACCGTCCGGCTGCCGTCTTTCCAGCCCAGGCTTTCGCCCGAAGACGAAAAGGAGCGCCACCGTCTGCTGGAACTGCTGGAGCGGCGAGGCTTCACGCCGCCTACCCTCGACGAGCTCACCCGTGACCAAGGCTTCTCGCTGCAGCTCATCCTGCTCCTCGTAGCCCAGGGCGAACTGGTGCGGGTGCACCAGGATCTGGTCTTCACCGCCGCCCGGATACGGCAACTGATGGAGCACGTCCGGGCCGTCGCCCGGCGCTCCGGTGGGCTGGTCGAGCCGGCCGCGGTGCGGGACGCGCTGGGTTCGACCCGGCGCTTCGTCATCCCGCTGCTCGAATACCTCGACCGGATAGGGTTCACCAGGAGAGCGGGGGACCGGCGGCAAATCGTGGAGTGA
- a CDS encoding 2Fe-2S iron-sulfur cluster-binding protein: protein MRLTIDGHPVEGPPGSTILEAARSVGVPIPTVCYHETLEPIGACRVCVVEVEGARTLVPACQRRVEEGMVVRTDTERVRANRRMVVELLESSADTRLAPEIGRLASELGADPGRWASLQHEKPLPARGPKLDNELYVREPDRCILCYRCVKACGEQVQNTFAIAVAGRGYEARIDPGFDLPLPDSACVFCGNCVAVCPTEALTFRTQWEMRRDGAWDESRQRTVTTVCPYCGVGCQLQLTVQDNRIVKVTAPVDDPTTRGYLCIKGRFGWQYVHAGLQTAPEALPKAQTDARRTA from the coding sequence TTGCGCCTGACCATCGACGGCCACCCGGTAGAGGGCCCACCCGGCAGTACCATCCTGGAGGCGGCCCGCTCGGTGGGCGTCCCCATCCCCACCGTTTGCTACCACGAGACCCTGGAGCCCATCGGGGCGTGCCGGGTCTGCGTAGTGGAAGTGGAGGGGGCACGGACGCTGGTCCCGGCGTGCCAGCGGCGGGTGGAGGAGGGGATGGTCGTCCGCACCGATACAGAGCGGGTGCGGGCCAACCGCCGGATGGTCGTGGAGCTCCTCGAGAGCTCGGCCGACACGCGCCTCGCCCCGGAGATCGGGCGCCTCGCCTCCGAGCTCGGCGCCGACCCTGGGCGATGGGCTTCGCTGCAGCACGAAAAGCCGCTGCCGGCCCGCGGCCCCAAGCTGGACAACGAGCTCTACGTCCGAGAACCGGACCGCTGTATCCTCTGCTATCGCTGCGTCAAAGCCTGCGGAGAGCAGGTGCAAAACACCTTTGCCATCGCCGTGGCGGGCCGCGGCTACGAGGCGCGGATCGACCCGGGATTCGACCTGCCCCTGCCGGACTCGGCCTGCGTCTTTTGCGGCAACTGCGTCGCCGTCTGCCCGACGGAGGCCCTGACCTTTCGCACCCAGTGGGAGATGCGGCGAGACGGGGCGTGGGACGAGTCCCGCCAGCGTACCGTCACCACGGTCTGCCCCTATTGCGGGGTGGGCTGCCAGCTACAGCTCACCGTCCAGGACAACCGCATCGTGAAGGTCACCGCCCCGGTGGACGACCCGACCACCCGCGGCTACCTGTGCATCAAGGGGCGCTTCGGGTGGCAGTACGTGCACGCGGGGCTGCAAACTGCTCCGGAGGCCCTTCCGAAGGCGCAGACCGATGCCCGGCGCACGGCGTGA
- the selA gene encoding L-seryl-tRNA(Sec) selenium transferase, whose protein sequence is MEAEDARRALPSVDEALHQAAVRETTSRLPRPLAVRVVREAIDAVRERLEDGGAGEPVEGLVQAEVRRRAEELAARRLQPVINATGVVIHTNLGRAPLPQAAVRAIAEVAQGYSNLEWDILSGRRGRRDTRIEPLLQALTGAEAGLVVNNNAAAVLLVLAAVARGREVIVSRGELVEIGDSFRIPEIIAHSGCVLKEVGTTNRTRPDDYEKAIGPQTGAILKAHPSNYRIVGFTESVEARTLAEMAHRRGLLLLVDLGSGAMVPSEAWGAGSHEPTAREMVEAGADAVMFSGDKLLGGPQAGIVAGRRDVVQMARRHPLFRAVRVGKLTLAALAAVLDLYLEGRVTDVPVWEMLHRAQDQLLERAHRLAEAIRQRLAGELEQAVTVRAVAMEAEVGGGSLPGAALPSAGVEIAAAGDEGLAECLARALRLGRPPVVGRIERERLVLDLRTVWPEQDEAVAEAAARAVRACRS, encoded by the coding sequence GTGGAGGCGGAGGATGCGCGCAGGGCGCTGCCGTCGGTCGACGAGGCCTTGCACCAGGCTGCCGTCCGGGAAACGACGAGCCGGTTGCCGAGGCCCCTGGCGGTGCGGGTGGTCCGGGAGGCCATCGACGCCGTGCGGGAGCGCCTGGAGGACGGCGGGGCCGGTGAGCCGGTGGAAGGCCTGGTGCAGGCGGAGGTGCGGCGCAGGGCCGAGGAGCTGGCGGCGCGCCGCCTGCAACCGGTCATCAACGCGACCGGCGTGGTGATCCACACCAACCTGGGCCGCGCCCCGTTGCCGCAGGCAGCCGTCCGGGCCATCGCGGAGGTGGCCCAGGGTTACTCCAACCTGGAGTGGGACATCCTCTCCGGCCGGCGAGGACGGCGCGACACTCGTATCGAGCCCCTGTTGCAGGCGCTCACCGGCGCAGAGGCCGGGCTCGTGGTCAACAACAATGCGGCCGCGGTGCTCCTGGTGCTCGCCGCGGTCGCCCGGGGGCGGGAGGTCATCGTCTCCCGGGGCGAGCTCGTCGAGATCGGCGACTCCTTTCGCATCCCCGAGATCATCGCCCACAGCGGTTGTGTGCTCAAAGAGGTGGGCACCACCAACCGCACCCGGCCCGATGACTATGAAAAGGCCATAGGCCCCCAGACCGGCGCCATCCTCAAGGCTCACCCGAGCAACTACCGCATCGTGGGCTTCACGGAGTCGGTAGAGGCCCGCACGCTCGCCGAGATGGCCCACCGGCGGGGGCTGTTGCTCCTGGTCGACCTGGGTTCGGGGGCCATGGTGCCGAGCGAGGCGTGGGGGGCCGGTTCGCACGAGCCGACCGCCCGGGAGATGGTGGAAGCCGGGGCGGATGCGGTCATGTTCAGCGGCGACAAGCTCCTGGGAGGGCCGCAGGCGGGCATCGTGGCAGGGCGGCGAGACGTGGTGCAAATGGCCCGGCGCCACCCGCTCTTCAGAGCCGTGCGGGTCGGGAAGCTCACCCTGGCCGCGCTGGCCGCCGTCCTCGACCTCTACCTGGAGGGCCGGGTGACGGACGTGCCGGTCTGGGAGATGCTCCACCGCGCGCAGGACCAGCTCCTGGAGCGGGCGCACCGCCTGGCCGAGGCCATCCGGCAGCGCCTGGCGGGAGAGCTGGAGCAGGCGGTAACGGTGCGGGCCGTCGCGATGGAGGCGGAGGTGGGGGGCGGATCCCTTCCCGGGGCGGCGCTCCCGTCGGCAGGGGTCGAGATCGCTGCGGCGGGCGACGAGGGTCTTGCCGAGTGCCTGGCCCGGGCGCTGCGCCTGGGCAGGCCCCCGGTGGTGGGGAGGATCGAGCGGGAGCGGCTGGTGCTCGATCTGCGCACGGTATGGCCGGAGCAGGACGAGGCGGTCGCCGAGGCGGCCGCGCGGGCGGTGCGAGCGTGCCGGTCCTAG
- a CDS encoding polysaccharide deacetylase family protein, producing MGCVKPARRPWPGARRWAVLWAVLWCFVAFLLGVCPAEASGQPVRTPLVLPLPVTGPPAPRARARGPALILMYHRVAPASAGGATGLRVEPRMLDAQIRYLQRHGYRLVPLGRLVRQLCGEEPLMPRTVAITFDDGYEELFRYAWPILRARYAPATIFVVAGLSANRWERARGYPRKPLLGDRELQRMVASGLVEVGSHTLTHPHLARIRLDQAWYEIHRSRELLETRIRRPVRLFSYPYGELDPTLRAMVERAGYVAAVSTIQGVESKPARDCFALHRIRVLGSYRLADFALALSRPVDLSSPARRSTATPGRRRAYARPPETHLREQGGHPVVQVQGEPRRRELVLTVDGAPDPKTTPAILDVLDRLGVRAVFFVVGSRAERYPSLVAAIAQEGHLIGVHPYEERDLTTLSDAGIYNELVNSRMVVRAMTGRVPHLFRPLPARWNSRVVQAARAAAFTTVLWTARIRTDLPLDQAVRRVVGQARQGAIVAVDGRRRSAPVEIERIVDGLRAQGYRWVTVRAWR from the coding sequence ATGGGCTGCGTGAAGCCGGCTCGCCGCCCGTGGCCCGGGGCGCGTCGGTGGGCGGTGCTGTGGGCGGTGCTGTGGTGCTTCGTGGCGTTCCTCTTGGGCGTTTGCCCGGCAGAGGCTTCGGGCCAGCCCGTGAGGACGCCGCTCGTCCTTCCCCTCCCTGTGACCGGCCCCCCGGCGCCACGTGCCAGGGCACGGGGGCCTGCGCTCATCCTCATGTATCACCGGGTGGCGCCCGCCTCGGCGGGCGGCGCAACCGGGCTGCGGGTCGAGCCCCGCATGCTGGATGCCCAGATCCGCTACCTGCAGCGCCATGGATACCGCCTGGTGCCGCTCGGGCGTCTGGTCCGGCAGCTCTGCGGGGAGGAGCCCCTCATGCCCCGGACGGTCGCGATCACCTTCGACGACGGCTACGAGGAGCTCTTCCGCTACGCCTGGCCGATCCTGCGGGCCCGGTACGCGCCGGCCACCATCTTCGTGGTGGCCGGCCTGTCCGCCAACCGGTGGGAGAGGGCCCGGGGCTACCCGCGCAAGCCGCTTCTCGGCGATCGGGAGTTGCAGCGCATGGTGGCCAGCGGCCTGGTGGAGGTCGGCTCCCACACCCTGACCCACCCGCATCTCGCGAGGATCCGGCTCGACCAGGCCTGGTACGAGATCCATCGGTCGCGCGAGCTCCTCGAGACCCGCATCCGGCGGCCCGTGCGGCTCTTCTCTTACCCGTACGGAGAGCTCGACCCCACCCTGCGTGCCATGGTCGAGCGGGCCGGGTACGTGGCGGCGGTTTCCACCATCCAGGGCGTCGAGTCCAAGCCGGCCCGCGACTGCTTCGCCCTGCATCGCATCCGCGTCCTGGGGAGCTACCGCCTCGCCGACTTCGCCCTGGCCCTTTCCCGCCCGGTGGACCTGAGCTCCCCGGCACGCCGCTCCACGGCGACACCCGGGCGGCGACGGGCCTACGCGCGCCCGCCCGAGACACACCTCCGCGAGCAAGGCGGCCACCCGGTGGTGCAGGTGCAGGGAGAGCCGCGCCGGCGCGAGCTCGTCCTGACCGTGGACGGGGCGCCCGACCCGAAGACCACGCCCGCCATCCTGGACGTACTGGACAGGCTCGGGGTGCGGGCCGTCTTCTTCGTGGTCGGGAGTCGCGCCGAACGTTACCCCTCCCTGGTGGCGGCCATCGCACAGGAGGGCCACCTCATCGGGGTCCACCCGTACGAAGAGCGGGACCTCACGACCCTGAGCGACGCCGGCATCTACAACGAGCTCGTCAATTCCCGCATGGTGGTGCGGGCGATGACGGGCCGCGTACCGCACCTCTTCCGGCCCCTACCGGCACGCTGGAACTCGCGGGTGGTCCAGGCGGCCAGGGCCGCTGCCTTCACCACGGTGCTGTGGACTGCCCGGATCCGGACAGATCTACCCCTCGACCAGGCCGTGCGCCGGGTGGTGGGACAAGCCCGGCAGGGTGCCATCGTGGCGGTAGACGGGCGAAGGCGAAGCGCGCCGGTCGAGATCGAGCGGATCGTGGACGGGTTGCGGGCTCAGGGATACCGATGGGTGACGGTCCGTGCATGGCGGTGA
- the fdhD gene encoding formate dehydrogenase accessory sulfurtransferase FdhD, which translates to MARWRVGRVEGEALAWAMDTLVAEEPLEIRLRWGEGARFARVAVTMRTPGHDFDLAAGFLFTEGILDGLHQVWRLTYCADPTVDGAQRYNIVNVWVQDAGVCERLAAGSRDFRVSSSCGLCGKSSIESVRLQPAYRARPRVPRLDPRVIGQLPGELRRAQRLFDRTGGLHAAGLFDASGHLVAVREDVGRHNAVDKVVGSAFLSGGLPLSQHILVVSGRAGFEIVQKAAMAGIPAVVSVSAPTSLACEAAREWGLTLIGFARGERFNVYAGAERLCMRAGAHPAMQEREVAAPNG; encoded by the coding sequence GTGGCTCGCTGGCGGGTGGGCCGGGTCGAGGGGGAGGCCCTGGCGTGGGCGATGGACACCCTGGTCGCCGAAGAGCCCCTGGAGATTCGGCTGCGATGGGGCGAAGGCGCTCGCTTTGCCCGGGTGGCCGTCACCATGCGGACGCCGGGGCACGACTTCGACCTCGCGGCGGGCTTTCTCTTCACGGAGGGCATCCTGGACGGGCTGCACCAGGTCTGGCGCCTCACCTACTGCGCCGATCCCACGGTCGACGGCGCCCAGCGGTACAACATCGTCAACGTGTGGGTGCAGGATGCCGGCGTCTGCGAGCGGCTCGCCGCGGGCAGCAGGGACTTTCGCGTCAGTTCGAGCTGTGGGCTGTGCGGAAAGTCCTCCATCGAGAGCGTGCGCCTCCAGCCGGCTTACCGGGCTCGCCCTCGAGTGCCCCGGCTCGATCCACGGGTCATTGGGCAGTTGCCCGGCGAGCTCCGGCGGGCCCAGCGCCTGTTCGACCGGACCGGGGGGCTGCATGCTGCGGGGCTCTTTGACGCATCCGGCCACCTGGTCGCGGTGCGGGAGGACGTCGGGCGCCACAACGCGGTCGACAAGGTCGTGGGCTCGGCCTTCCTCTCCGGCGGGTTGCCGCTTTCCCAGCACATCCTGGTGGTGAGCGGCCGGGCGGGCTTCGAGATCGTCCAGAAGGCGGCGATGGCAGGCATTCCCGCGGTGGTCTCCGTCTCGGCGCCCACGAGCCTTGCCTGCGAGGCCGCACGAGAGTGGGGCTTGACCCTCATCGGCTTTGCCAGGGGCGAGCGCTTCAACGTGTACGCCGGGGCCGAGCGGCTGTGCATGCGTGCCGGCGCGCACCCGGCCATGCAGGAACGGGAAGTCGCCGCACCGAACGGGTAG
- the selD gene encoding selenide, water dikinase SelD, with the protein MGPADLFSMLAGLKLPERGPEVLSGLEEAEDAGVFVVGDGLALVQSVDFITPIVDDPETFGAIAAANAMSDVLLMGARPVAALGIAGFPTGKAEPSVLGRILQGAIDKLHEAGAHLLGGHTVEDREVKFGLAVTGVVDPARLIRRDGARPGDLLVLTKPVGGGIVSTALKAGVVDEGDAREMSRVMLALNDYADEMRATGVRAVTDVTGFGLVGHSLELARSSRVGVRLYWGKVPLLPRARELAATGKYVPGGSRHNQMWALEGRATFDEVLDEVDRTLACDAMTSGGLLMAVPRQRAEELVERVKRRGAPAPGIVGEVVAEHPGQVHVLP; encoded by the coding sequence ATGGGTCCGGCGGACCTGTTCAGCATGCTGGCCGGCTTGAAGTTGCCGGAGCGAGGGCCTGAAGTGCTCTCGGGGCTCGAGGAGGCCGAGGACGCAGGCGTCTTCGTGGTCGGGGATGGGCTCGCGCTCGTGCAGAGCGTCGACTTCATCACGCCCATCGTCGACGACCCGGAGACCTTCGGCGCCATCGCAGCGGCCAACGCCATGAGCGACGTGCTCCTCATGGGCGCTCGCCCGGTGGCCGCGCTCGGCATCGCCGGCTTTCCCACGGGCAAGGCAGAGCCTTCGGTGCTGGGGCGGATCCTCCAGGGAGCCATCGACAAGCTCCACGAGGCCGGCGCGCACCTGCTCGGCGGGCACACGGTGGAGGACCGGGAGGTCAAGTTCGGCCTGGCGGTGACCGGCGTGGTCGATCCGGCGCGCCTCATCCGGCGCGACGGGGCCCGTCCCGGCGACCTCCTGGTGCTCACCAAGCCGGTGGGCGGCGGCATCGTATCGACGGCGCTCAAGGCCGGCGTGGTCGATGAGGGCGATGCCCGGGAGATGTCCAGGGTGATGCTGGCGCTCAACGACTACGCGGACGAGATGCGGGCGACCGGGGTGCGGGCGGTCACCGACGTGACCGGCTTTGGACTGGTGGGCCACTCGCTCGAGCTGGCCCGATCGAGCCGGGTGGGCGTCCGCCTGTACTGGGGCAAGGTGCCGCTGTTGCCCCGGGCGAGGGAGCTGGCCGCCACGGGCAAGTACGTCCCGGGAGGCAGCCGCCACAACCAGATGTGGGCGCTCGAGGGCCGGGCGACTTTCGACGAGGTGCTGGACGAGGTCGACCGGACCCTGGCCTGCGACGCGATGACGTCGGGTGGCCTCCTCATGGCGGTTCCGCGCCAGCGGGCCGAGGAACTGGTGGAGCGGGTCAAGCGACGGGGTGCCCCCGCACCCGGTATCGTGGGCGAGGTGGTGGCCGAGCACCCGGGCCAGGTGCACGTGCTCCCCTGA